One stretch of Segatella copri DNA includes these proteins:
- a CDS encoding alpha-galactosidase: protein MKKSILFSLAIVAVSLFGSCANDVEMNYPSTHKLSNLPVVEGVHDGVKAPLYWSVYEYCMLQNAKGVSNNDMDLTSDQWDELIDYVATQLKPSGYDMICTDGFIPMLSEDESGYMTHYGSQALKDIAAKCKAKGLKLGVYDNPLWIHGPRETKIEGTEYTFNDLFYNGENKDKLSHPTAKDMDFSWAVAENPGCKEYIDGFFKHYKEMGVEFIRMDFLSWYEDGQDRNVGVTGRGYGRESYALAMRYIAESAKKYGIFTSLVMPHLYADAQVESLYGNMIRIVADTGTGGWWHCSAQDKGKSYRTWPNCMNMFDGFTYWSHISGRNKVILDGDFIRLNTFDTDAEKQTVVSLQLMAGGPVAASDLPSTIGNDMKYYTNDELLALNKDGFVGKPLSDKLNDKNNEIWYGQMTNGDYVLGIFNRNDNSDQVTVDFSTLGIQGTKQIRDLWEHEDEGSGSSITATIPAHGCKIVRLK, encoded by the coding sequence ATGAAAAAATCAATATTATTTTCCTTGGCGATAGTTGCCGTTTCTCTGTTTGGCTCTTGTGCCAATGATGTGGAAATGAACTATCCTTCTACTCACAAGCTATCCAACCTTCCTGTAGTGGAAGGTGTCCACGATGGTGTGAAGGCTCCTCTCTATTGGAGTGTATATGAGTATTGCATGTTGCAAAACGCTAAAGGTGTAAGCAACAACGATATGGATCTTACCTCCGACCAATGGGATGAACTTATCGACTATGTGGCCACCCAACTCAAGCCATCAGGCTATGACATGATTTGTACGGATGGTTTCATCCCAATGCTTTCCGAGGATGAGAGCGGTTATATGACCCATTATGGTTCTCAGGCTCTTAAGGACATTGCAGCCAAGTGTAAGGCGAAGGGCTTGAAACTGGGTGTCTATGACAATCCTCTCTGGATTCATGGTCCAAGAGAAACCAAGATAGAGGGCACGGAATATACCTTCAACGACCTCTTCTATAATGGCGAGAATAAGGACAAGTTGTCTCATCCTACTGCCAAGGACATGGATTTCTCTTGGGCTGTAGCCGAGAATCCCGGTTGCAAGGAGTATATCGATGGCTTCTTCAAGCATTACAAGGAGATGGGTGTAGAGTTCATCCGAATGGACTTCCTCTCTTGGTATGAGGATGGACAGGATCGCAACGTCGGTGTCACTGGTCGTGGCTATGGTCGCGAGAGCTATGCGCTCGCCATGCGATACATCGCCGAGTCTGCCAAGAAATATGGTATCTTCACCTCACTTGTGATGCCTCACTTGTATGCCGACGCACAGGTAGAGAGCCTTTATGGTAACATGATTCGTATCGTGGCAGATACAGGTACTGGTGGCTGGTGGCACTGCTCTGCCCAGGACAAGGGTAAGTCTTATCGCACATGGCCTAACTGCATGAATATGTTTGATGGATTTACCTATTGGTCGCATATCAGCGGTCGCAACAAGGTGATTCTCGATGGTGACTTCATTCGCCTCAATACATTCGATACGGATGCAGAGAAGCAGACGGTAGTTTCCTTGCAGTTGATGGCTGGTGGCCCAGTCGCAGCCTCCGACCTGCCATCTACGATTGGCAATGACATGAAGTATTATACCAACGATGAGTTGCTCGCCCTCAACAAGGATGGTTTCGTGGGCAAGCCTCTCAGCGACAAGCTCAACGACAAGAACAATGAGATATGGTATGGACAGATGACCAATGGCGACTATGTGCTTGGTATCTTCAATCGCAATGACAACTCCGACCAAGTGACAGTTGATTTCAGTACGCTTGGCATACAAGGCACCAAACAAATCCGTGACCTTTGGGAGCATGAGGACGAAGGCAGTGGCTCTTCTATCACAGCTACTATTCCTGCTCATGGTTGTAAGATCGTAAGACTCAAGTAA
- a CDS encoding SusF/SusE family outer membrane protein: protein MKRNIQLKQFSLSLFIFSLLMTLFTGCDGEKDLKIIDGNLPIKTSTLFMVGDATPNGWSIDDPTPFTQKADDPMLFTWEGTLNAGEMKLCLVAGSYDNPFIRPVNDQEIISKSNVSGQTFAMWAGAPDNKWRVTDAGKYRLTFDMRNWTMSTEYLGEKEKPAVEPISLEHLYIIGTATPGGWDWGQATELTKSSDYIFVYEGELKTGELKFSGEKDWGASFIHCPSDGVKINKDGVEDEKFEYYAGGNDNKWRVEVQGKYRLTLDLKHWTIKSEFLGELQKETHIYMIGDATAGGWAWDNAQEFTQDASNKDVFTWEGQLTEGTFKMSEEKDFNAPFYRPSSANVTVDASGVSASDMVFTASPDDQWKVTEAGTYQITIDINNKTIKVVKK, encoded by the coding sequence ATGAAACGAAATATTCAATTGAAGCAATTCAGCCTCAGCTTGTTTATTTTCTCTCTCCTGATGACCTTGTTTACTGGTTGTGATGGCGAGAAAGACTTGAAGATCATTGATGGTAATCTGCCAATTAAGACTTCTACGTTGTTCATGGTGGGTGATGCAACCCCAAATGGATGGAGTATAGACGATCCAACTCCTTTTACCCAAAAGGCAGATGACCCTATGCTCTTTACTTGGGAGGGTACTCTCAATGCAGGAGAAATGAAACTTTGTCTTGTAGCTGGTAGTTATGACAATCCGTTTATCCGTCCAGTCAATGACCAAGAGATAATCTCTAAGTCAAATGTTAGTGGACAGACTTTTGCGATGTGGGCAGGCGCCCCTGATAACAAGTGGAGAGTTACAGATGCTGGTAAATATCGTCTTACGTTTGATATGCGCAATTGGACCATGTCTACCGAATACCTCGGTGAGAAAGAAAAGCCAGCTGTTGAGCCTATATCTTTAGAACACCTGTATATTATCGGAACCGCTACTCCTGGTGGCTGGGACTGGGGACAGGCAACTGAACTTACGAAGAGTTCTGACTACATCTTTGTATACGAAGGAGAATTAAAGACAGGTGAATTGAAATTTAGTGGCGAAAAAGATTGGGGTGCTTCCTTCATCCACTGCCCTTCAGATGGTGTCAAGATTAACAAGGATGGTGTAGAGGATGAGAAGTTCGAATATTACGCTGGTGGTAACGACAACAAGTGGAGAGTAGAGGTACAGGGCAAGTATCGCTTAACCTTGGATCTTAAGCACTGGACCATCAAGTCAGAGTTCTTGGGTGAGCTTCAGAAAGAAACACATATCTATATGATAGGTGATGCTACCGCAGGTGGTTGGGCTTGGGACAACGCGCAAGAGTTTACCCAGGATGCATCTAACAAGGATGTATTTACATGGGAAGGTCAACTCACGGAGGGTACATTTAAGATGAGTGAGGAGAAAGATTTCAACGCTCCTTTCTATCGTCCTTCTTCTGCCAATGTCACAGTAGATGCTAGTGGAGTTTCGGCTTCAGATATGGTCTTCACGGCAAGTCCTGACGACCAGTGGAAAGTAACAGAGGCAGGTACTTATCAAATCACCATTGACATCAACAACAAAACGATAAAGGTGGTAAAGAAATAA
- a CDS encoding RagB/SusD family nutrient uptake outer membrane protein gives MMKIFNYIVSAAFGTLAMTSCTDLSEKLYDQVASENYYNTKNDVVRATFRPFEHAYWSIESRHVLNELTADQLITPTRDGWWDDGGKWRRYHYHEYNVEDGGDCQTEWNGCFQGIMQSCKVIEDLGTLSFEKFGFSQSEFNNLTAQCRVLRAWFYLRLLDGFRNVPLVTTTTGASMKQVEPKVIYDFIESELKECLPLLVEKTELGTNSTLQGQWTKAGAAALLVRLYLNAQVYIGEDHYTECAQVAQDILDGKYGKYQVADRWDAAFDWDNDACDEVIFGFPGAPGYSHWQYDGDTYMWTVPARANYYLNDTKNKAGGHNTKYAASPSYAPNGTMYKYDLGMPIQKFKKYPDDERLKLYRNLGNSKREGMFLYGYLEYKDENGATKRVKAPEVDYELYIRDAVGKFQSTPPTKWLSATSSTLRDGDHNSGWHFVKYPLYSDDDEHQLESDYTEIRLPEIIYSLAECKLRQGKPEEAGKLLNSVRKRNYPAADYEEYLYAPEGNAKLDLDEMLDEWGREFFAESRRRIDLIRYGKFSSGTWWDKTPDADKHTEIWPIMRDVLNANHELVQNPGYNK, from the coding sequence ATAATGAAAATATTCAATTATATTGTATCTGCTGCTTTTGGTACACTTGCCATGACAAGTTGTACTGATTTGAGCGAGAAGCTCTACGATCAGGTGGCATCAGAGAACTATTATAATACCAAGAACGATGTGGTCAGAGCCACATTCCGTCCTTTTGAGCATGCTTACTGGAGCATAGAGAGTCGTCATGTGCTCAACGAGCTTACTGCCGACCAACTGATTACTCCTACCCGTGATGGTTGGTGGGATGATGGTGGAAAATGGCGTAGATACCACTATCATGAGTATAATGTAGAGGACGGAGGTGATTGCCAGACCGAATGGAATGGCTGCTTCCAGGGTATCATGCAGAGTTGTAAGGTCATAGAGGACTTAGGTACGCTTTCTTTTGAAAAGTTCGGTTTCTCACAGTCTGAGTTCAACAACCTTACAGCCCAGTGCCGCGTGTTGCGAGCATGGTTCTACCTTCGTTTGCTCGATGGTTTCCGCAATGTGCCATTGGTGACCACAACCACTGGCGCTTCCATGAAGCAAGTGGAGCCTAAGGTAATCTACGATTTCATAGAGAGCGAGTTGAAGGAGTGCTTGCCACTTCTTGTTGAGAAGACAGAGCTTGGAACAAACTCTACCCTTCAAGGTCAGTGGACCAAGGCAGGTGCAGCCGCCTTGTTGGTTCGTCTTTATCTTAATGCCCAAGTATATATCGGCGAGGATCATTATACAGAGTGTGCCCAAGTGGCTCAAGACATCTTGGATGGCAAGTATGGCAAGTATCAAGTAGCAGACCGTTGGGATGCCGCCTTTGACTGGGACAATGATGCTTGTGATGAGGTAATCTTCGGTTTCCCAGGTGCCCCAGGCTATAGCCATTGGCAGTATGATGGCGATACCTATATGTGGACAGTACCTGCACGTGCCAACTATTATCTCAATGATACCAAGAACAAGGCAGGTGGTCATAACACGAAGTATGCAGCTTCTCCAAGCTATGCGCCTAACGGTACGATGTATAAGTACGACTTGGGTATGCCTATCCAGAAATTCAAGAAATATCCAGACGATGAGCGTCTGAAGCTCTATCGCAACTTGGGTAACAGCAAGCGTGAGGGTATGTTCTTGTATGGCTACTTGGAGTATAAGGATGAGAATGGAGCTACCAAGCGTGTAAAGGCACCAGAGGTAGATTATGAGTTGTATATCCGTGATGCTGTGGGCAAGTTCCAGAGCACTCCTCCTACCAAGTGGCTATCTGCAACCTCTTCTACCTTGCGTGATGGTGACCATAACTCAGGTTGGCATTTCGTAAAATATCCTCTTTATAGCGATGATGATGAGCATCAGTTGGAGAGCGATTATACAGAGATTCGTTTGCCAGAGATTATCTACTCGCTCGCAGAGTGCAAACTTCGTCAAGGCAAGCCAGAGGAGGCAGGTAAGTTGCTCAACAGCGTGCGCAAGCGTAATTATCCTGCTGCTGATTATGAGGAGTATCTCTATGCGCCTGAGGGTAATGCCAAGCTTGACCTGGACGAGATGCTCGATGAGTGGGGACGTGAGTTCTTCGCAGAGAGCCGTCGCCGTATCGACCTCATCCGCTATGGCAAGTTCTCTTCTGGTACCTGGTGGGACAAGACTCCAGATGCCGACAAACATACAGAGATTTGGCCTATCATGCGTGATGTCTTGAATGCAAACCATGAGTTGGTTCAGAATCCTGGTTATAATAAGTAA
- a CDS encoding SusC/RagA family TonB-linked outer membrane protein, producing the protein MKTFLKKTIALACFAMLMPLSLLAQDVLKVHGIVTDPSGEPLIGVNVKAGSSSVGAVTDLDGKYSIEVSPKSTLTFSYVGFETVVESVKNRRQMDVTMKESSDVLNEVVVIGYGTMDKKELTSAISHVSEKDFLTISSPDVSMMIQGKVSGVSITNTAVGDPNNQASIQIRGVSSRAAGNGPLIVIDGVPGGNLTNINPNDIASFDVLKDGAASAIYGTRGSNGVILVTTKKGSKDGRTHASYSTSYTWNTMVKDLKMMNAQDFRDVRLGWGDSGVDLGGNVDWLDAVSRTGTTMQHTLTLSGGNDKSNYRVSADYRDAKGIDLRSRRQEYGARANIMHTTKGGLFTITANVAPRVIYSDKADYSVFKDALEANPTTPLMDPDNPIRYYNFKGQVVGSNPVERQLLETDKDDIRLIDWDGTVKLNLLPLLAKNASGNHHLSTQVMFADHQYTHDASWFRPSTSTIAIESGREGEASRSSSKESQYVMEWLTNYSGSFGKHNVKAMAGYSYQYSQYSGLNASNKDFPNDALGPDNLGAGEFNKEEGEVNMGSYKNDAKLIAFFGRVSYDYAGKYMFTASLRHEGSSKFGANHKWGNFPAVSAGWRISEEKFMKGVQWISDLKLRADYGVTGNQNFDSYKSLNTMNGFGYYIYNGKFFQVWGPAKNVNPDLMWEKGKNWNVGIDFSLLNNRIYGSLNYFNRKQQDLLGDYKVSVPPYLFDNTFVNVGTMKNYGFEFDLNFRPVTTKDFSYDFNLIGSTMQNKFVSFSNSQFVGQDYYDEVGTSDPYPYYNLQRIEKGESIGNFYMWRYAGHTEDGEWLVYDKSGDIIRASQATADDRVKVGNGLPKFTLSSSQNFRYRNFDLSLFFRGAFGYDIFNIHDFYYANRNFTGNRLQKAYGKNFKISGNANPVVCDYFLERGDYLKLDMITLGYTLNLQKCRFIDRIRVYGTVKNVFTLTKFSGVDPSTYQVNGLTPSGQGSRDYYPSTRQFIIGLNVDI; encoded by the coding sequence ATGAAGACATTCCTAAAAAAGACAATTGCACTGGCATGTTTTGCCATGCTGATGCCTCTTTCGCTTCTTGCGCAAGATGTTCTGAAAGTGCACGGAATCGTTACTGACCCTTCGGGTGAGCCCCTGATAGGTGTCAATGTAAAGGCTGGCTCTTCTAGTGTGGGAGCAGTCACTGATTTGGATGGAAAGTATTCCATCGAAGTTTCACCTAAATCTACTCTTACCTTTTCATACGTAGGTTTTGAGACAGTCGTTGAGTCGGTGAAGAACCGCAGACAGATGGATGTCACCATGAAGGAGAGCTCTGATGTGCTCAATGAGGTGGTGGTTATCGGTTATGGTACTATGGACAAGAAAGAGCTTACTTCTGCCATTTCTCACGTAAGCGAGAAAGACTTCCTCACCATCAGTTCCCCTGATGTTTCCATGATGATCCAGGGTAAGGTGTCGGGCGTGAGCATCACCAATACCGCGGTGGGCGACCCAAACAATCAGGCAAGCATCCAGATTCGTGGTGTCTCCTCTCGTGCCGCAGGCAATGGACCTCTGATTGTGATTGACGGTGTGCCAGGTGGCAACCTCACCAACATCAATCCTAATGACATCGCTTCTTTCGACGTATTGAAGGATGGTGCAGCCTCTGCTATCTATGGTACTCGTGGTTCCAATGGTGTCATCTTGGTAACGACCAAGAAGGGAAGCAAGGACGGCAGAACGCACGCTTCTTACTCTACCTCTTATACTTGGAACACGATGGTGAAAGACCTGAAGATGATGAACGCTCAGGATTTCCGTGATGTTCGTCTGGGATGGGGTGACTCTGGCGTTGACCTCGGCGGTAATGTAGATTGGCTTGATGCCGTCAGCCGTACGGGTACTACCATGCAGCATACCCTGACCCTCAGTGGTGGCAATGACAAGAGCAACTATCGTGTGAGTGCCGATTATCGTGATGCCAAGGGTATCGACCTTCGTTCTCGTCGTCAGGAGTATGGCGCTCGTGCCAACATCATGCATACCACCAAGGGTGGACTCTTCACCATTACTGCCAATGTCGCTCCTCGTGTCATCTACAGCGACAAGGCTGATTACAGCGTATTCAAGGATGCTCTTGAGGCTAACCCAACTACTCCTTTGATGGATCCAGATAATCCGATTCGTTATTATAACTTCAAGGGTCAGGTTGTGGGTTCCAATCCTGTGGAGCGTCAACTCTTGGAGACTGATAAGGATGATATCCGTTTGATCGACTGGGATGGTACCGTTAAGTTGAACCTCTTGCCTTTGTTGGCAAAGAATGCATCTGGCAATCATCATCTCTCTACACAGGTGATGTTCGCTGACCATCAATATACTCATGATGCCTCTTGGTTCCGTCCTTCTACCAGCACCATAGCTATTGAGAGTGGTCGTGAAGGTGAGGCAAGTCGTTCTTCCAGCAAGGAGAGCCAGTATGTAATGGAGTGGCTCACTAATTATAGCGGTAGCTTTGGCAAGCACAATGTGAAGGCTATGGCAGGTTACTCTTACCAGTATTCTCAGTATTCTGGTTTGAACGCATCCAACAAGGATTTCCCTAATGATGCTCTGGGTCCAGACAACTTGGGTGCTGGTGAGTTTAATAAGGAAGAAGGTGAGGTAAACATGGGCAGTTACAAGAACGATGCCAAGCTCATCGCTTTCTTCGGTCGTGTAAGTTACGACTATGCAGGCAAATATATGTTTACCGCTTCTCTTCGTCACGAGGGCTCCTCTAAGTTTGGTGCTAACCACAAGTGGGGTAACTTCCCAGCTGTATCAGCTGGTTGGCGTATCTCTGAAGAGAAGTTTATGAAGGGCGTCCAGTGGATCAGCGACTTGAAACTTCGTGCCGACTATGGTGTGACGGGTAACCAAAACTTCGATAGCTACAAGTCATTGAATACCATGAATGGATTTGGCTACTATATATATAATGGTAAGTTCTTCCAGGTTTGGGGTCCAGCCAAGAATGTGAACCCTGACTTGATGTGGGAGAAGGGTAAGAACTGGAACGTAGGTATCGACTTCTCTTTGCTCAACAATCGCATCTATGGTTCTTTGAACTACTTCAACCGCAAACAGCAAGACTTGTTGGGTGACTACAAGGTATCTGTTCCTCCATACCTCTTCGACAATACATTCGTCAATGTAGGTACGATGAAGAACTACGGTTTTGAGTTTGACCTCAATTTCCGCCCTGTCACTACCAAGGATTTCTCTTACGACTTCAACCTCATCGGTTCTACCATGCAGAATAAGTTCGTAAGCTTCAGCAACTCCCAGTTTGTAGGTCAGGACTATTATGATGAGGTAGGTACTTCTGATCCATATCCTTACTACAACTTGCAGCGCATTGAGAAAGGCGAGTCTATCGGTAACTTTTATATGTGGAGATATGCTGGTCATACAGAGGATGGCGAGTGGTTGGTCTATGACAAGAGCGGTGACATCATCCGTGCTTCCCAAGCAACGGCAGACGACCGTGTGAAGGTGGGCAATGGTTTGCCTAAGTTTACCTTGTCTTCCAGCCAGAACTTCCGCTACCGCAACTTCGACTTGTCGTTGTTCTTCCGTGGTGCGTTTGGATATGACATCTTCAACATCCACGATTTCTATTATGCCAACCGCAACTTCACTGGCAATCGCTTGCAGAAGGCATACGGCAAGAACTTCAAGATTTCAGGCAATGCCAACCCTGTGGTTTGTGATTACTTCTTGGAGAGAGGTGACTACTTGAAGCTCGACATGATTACATTGGGCTATACGCTCAATTTGCAGAAGTGTCGTTTCATCGACCGCATTAGAGTATATGGTACTGTAAAGAACGTGTTCACCCTTACCAAGTTTAGCGGTGTAGATCCTTCTACCTATCAGGTGAACGGACTCACCCCAAGTGGACAAGGTTCTCGTGACTACTATCCATCTACCCGCCAGTTTATCATTGGCTTGAACGTAGATATCTGA
- a CDS encoding glycoside hydrolase family 31 protein gives MKKPFIMLMMSSCLLLTPSMAQVVVNDPVATSQAVITCGNARFTVLTPEMIRVEYSDQAKFEDRATFTIVNRKLDAPQFTKSEDDTYLYIMTSNLKLKYRKGTDPRTLPASSANLTIAITGNGVSTVWYPGKPDPLNLKGTCRTLDGLMGDSKRSEMESGLVSRSGWAVIDDSWASPRSDGGRSYALSPNSDMGYPWWTQRADNHAMDTYVLGYGHNYKKALADYTKIAGSIPLPPDYVFGYWYSKYASYSADDYRNIMSDLKANKIPTDVMILDMDWHWNGNAYSQSEGRGGWTGWSWNTNLIPNPKGLLSEMRSQNFKTALNLHPADGINQIESPTYFAAMNSELGGKYLNDNRDNINWSLDYTDFTKSFFKNIIRDHESEGVDFWWIDWQQYLTSPYTNSLSETFWCNYVFFNEAAKRDNHRPVIFHRWGGLGSHRYQIGFSGDANISYEALAFEPYFTATASNVGYGYWGHDLGGHMFSNEELVNNPNLVLRWIQFGVFTPIFRTHATSDSRIERRIWKFSNFPTILEAVRLRYSLFPYIYTMARKTYDTGVSICRPLYYEYPEVEEAYTYDNEYFFGDDILVAPITEKSDARGITTKDVWLPEGKWWSVSTNELIEGPRLVTMSFTDKQIPYFYRQGALIPNNPADVMNVTERPSQLVLNIISGENGKGSIYEDDGDNPDYSSNYAETMLRQSFDGHVGEYVISPRKGTSKEAPSSRSYKLLIYNTDKPLSAKVDGMQVTFTYNAESKCTTIEVPSASCSMGHRIEVEYATSSAVASITANDAKIAYDSASTKFIASAQCSKKILVE, from the coding sequence ATGAAGAAACCTTTCATTATGCTTATGATGAGTAGTTGCTTATTGTTAACTCCTTCCATGGCACAAGTAGTGGTCAATGATCCTGTAGCAACAAGTCAGGCTGTCATTACTTGTGGCAATGCTCGTTTTACGGTTCTTACTCCGGAGATGATAAGAGTGGAGTATAGCGATCAAGCGAAGTTTGAGGATCGGGCGACCTTCACCATTGTCAATCGTAAGTTGGATGCGCCTCAGTTCACCAAGAGTGAGGATGACACCTATTTATATATAATGACATCCAACCTGAAGCTCAAGTATCGCAAGGGAACTGATCCACGCACCCTTCCAGCCTCTTCAGCCAATCTTACCATCGCTATAACAGGTAATGGTGTTTCTACAGTTTGGTATCCTGGCAAACCAGATCCACTGAACTTAAAAGGAACTTGCCGTACATTGGATGGTCTGATGGGCGATAGCAAGCGTTCGGAAATGGAAAGTGGTTTGGTTTCTCGCTCTGGTTGGGCTGTGATAGACGATTCATGGGCTTCACCTCGTTCTGATGGAGGACGTTCTTATGCCTTGTCTCCTAATAGTGATATGGGGTATCCTTGGTGGACACAGCGTGCAGACAATCATGCCATGGATACTTATGTGTTAGGATATGGCCATAATTACAAGAAAGCTCTTGCAGACTATACCAAGATTGCTGGTAGCATCCCTCTGCCACCTGATTATGTGTTCGGTTACTGGTATAGTAAGTATGCTTCTTATTCGGCAGATGATTATCGCAACATTATGAGCGACTTGAAAGCCAATAAGATACCTACCGATGTGATGATTCTCGATATGGATTGGCATTGGAATGGAAATGCTTATAGTCAGTCGGAAGGTCGTGGTGGTTGGACTGGTTGGTCATGGAACACCAACCTCATACCTAATCCAAAAGGTCTTCTTTCCGAGATGCGCTCACAAAATTTTAAGACTGCGCTCAATTTGCATCCTGCCGATGGTATCAATCAGATAGAGTCGCCTACTTATTTCGCTGCCATGAACAGTGAATTAGGTGGCAAGTACCTGAATGACAATCGTGACAATATAAATTGGAGCTTGGATTATACCGATTTCACCAAGTCGTTCTTTAAGAATATAATTCGTGACCATGAGAGCGAGGGTGTGGATTTCTGGTGGATAGATTGGCAACAATATCTTACCAGTCCGTATACCAACTCGTTGAGTGAGACTTTCTGGTGTAATTATGTCTTCTTCAATGAGGCTGCCAAGCGTGACAACCATCGTCCTGTTATCTTCCATCGTTGGGGAGGCTTAGGCAGTCATCGTTATCAGATTGGTTTCTCGGGTGATGCCAATATTAGTTATGAGGCTTTGGCTTTTGAACCTTATTTCACAGCTACGGCATCTAATGTGGGCTATGGATATTGGGGACATGACTTAGGAGGCCACATGTTCTCGAACGAGGAGTTGGTAAACAATCCTAACTTGGTGTTGCGATGGATTCAGTTTGGTGTGTTTACTCCTATATTCCGTACTCATGCTACCAGCGATTCTCGCATAGAACGCCGTATTTGGAAATTCTCAAATTTCCCAACCATCTTGGAAGCAGTTCGTCTGCGTTACTCTCTCTTCCCTTATATATATACCATGGCGCGTAAGACCTATGATACTGGTGTGTCAATCTGTCGTCCATTGTACTATGAGTATCCTGAGGTAGAAGAAGCATATACATACGATAATGAGTATTTCTTTGGTGACGATATCTTAGTGGCACCTATCACTGAGAAATCTGATGCAAGAGGTATCACGACAAAGGATGTATGGTTGCCAGAAGGAAAATGGTGGAGTGTGTCTACTAATGAATTGATAGAAGGTCCTCGTTTGGTTACCATGTCATTCACAGATAAGCAGATACCTTATTTCTATCGTCAGGGAGCATTGATTCCTAACAATCCTGCAGACGTGATGAATGTTACGGAACGTCCTTCGCAATTGGTGCTCAACATAATTTCTGGAGAGAATGGCAAAGGTTCCATTTATGAGGATGATGGTGATAATCCTGATTATTCATCTAATTATGCAGAGACTATGCTTAGACAGAGCTTTGATGGGCATGTAGGTGAGTATGTCATTTCTCCTCGCAAGGGTACATCTAAGGAGGCTCCAAGTAGTCGCTCTTATAAATTGTTGATATACAATACAGATAAGCCATTGTCCGCTAAGGTGGATGGAATGCAAGTTACTTTCACTTATAATGCGGAGAGTAAGTGTACTACGATTGAGGTACCTTCTGCAAGTTGCTCTATGGGGCATCGCATAGAAGTGGAGTATGCCACAAGTTCTGCTGTGGCAAGTATCACGGCAAATGATGCAAAGATAGCTTATGACAGTGCCAGCACAAAGTTTATCGCATCTGCCCAATGCTCAAAGAAAATATTGGTAGAGTAA